In Acidisarcina polymorpha, the DNA window CTCGCGTGATCTTCTTGACGACCTCTGAGGCCGATGCAGACGTGCGTCGAGCAATGCGCGGAGGCGCTTCCGCCTATGTTCTGAAGAGTCTACCGATGCAGGAGCTGGTGATCATGATTCGTTCAGTTCACAGTGGCGAGAAGCATGTGCCGCACAAGTTTGCTGCACGTGTAGCTGAACGCTTCGGCGAAGACAGGCTAACCGATCGCGAACTGGACGTCTTGAAGCTCATTCGCGATGGCCGTCGCAACAAACAGATCGCCTCTGACCTAAAAATCGCCGAAGCAACGGTGAACTTCCACATCAAGAATCTTTCTCAGAAGTTGCAAGCGAACGATCGCACGCACGCCGTGATGATTGCGCTCCGGCGCGGGCTTTTGGAGATCTGATTCCGATGAACAAGTGTGTCCAAGACATCTCGGTCGCGCTACTGCTTGCTGGCTGCGTCACGAGCAAGGCCCTCGAGCCAGATGCACAACTTTCGCAGTTGGGGCACACGGCTTGGCGCATTCGCGACGGTGCCTTTAGCGGTGCAGTGAATGATGTCACGCAAACTGCAGATGGATTCCTTTGGATAGCGACGGACAACGGACTTCTGAAGTATGACGGCGTCCGCTTCTCTCCTGTTGGAAGCGGAACCATCCTGGCGCTCGAAGCGGCGCGAGATGGAAGTCTCTGGTTTGGAACCGGTCAATCCTTGTTCCAAATGAACCATGGCCAAGTTGAAAAAATCGGTGGTCCTGAAGTTCATGTGAACAGCATTCGGCAGGACGCAAATGGAACGATCTGGTTCACTCGCTCTCGAACAAATCCGAGGAACCCCGGACCACTCTGCAAGGTCGCCGCGAAGGCGATTCATTGTCTGACCGCCGCTGACGGTCTTGCTCTCCCCTATGCAGAGGCTCTTGCGGTAGATACAAGGGGAGATCTATGGGTGGCAAGTAGCAGTCAACTGCTACGGGGGGAAGCAGGAGTCTTCAAGGAATTCCCCCATCCTGAACTCAACGCTGCGGCAACCTCAAACGGTATCGAGTCTCTCACTCCGCGCGCAGGCGGTGGCATCCTCGTAGGGATTACGAGATCGGGGCCGGGTCTTGGACTGCAAAGCCTCCAGGACGGGCTTTGGCACGACGCCTACGCCAGCCCTACACGGAGTAGCAATTGGAGCGTCACCGCTACGCTTGTTGATCGTGATGGTGTGGTCTGGGTCGGAACCTCCGATCAAGGCCTCTTCCGGGTGCGGCACGATGGTGTTGACCACTTCGCGGAAACAGATGGGTTAAGTGGCAACGCAATCTCAAGTCTTCACGAGGACCGCGAAGGCAACATCTGGGTCGGAACAAAGAAAGGGCTAGATCGTTTCCGCAATCTAGCCGTCAAGACATTCTCGACAACTGAAGGACTGGGGAGCGACTCGGTTCATTCTGTGACAGCGGCAGCACAGGGCGGTGTATGGATCGGGAACAAGGGCAGCCTCACTGCGCTCCGTGACGGCAAGATGGTCAACTACCTTCCTAAGAGCGGCCTTCCCGGTCAACGAGTAACGGCGCTTCTTGAAGACCACGCAAACCGGCTCTGGGTTGGCGTGGACGCGGACGTCTATATTCTTGAGCACGGCCATTTCACGCGTGTGACAGATAGCGAGGGACACTCGACCGGCGCTGCCGTGTCGATTGTGGAAGACACAGAGCACAACATCTGGGTGCTGGCGAGCAGACGGCCATACGTGCTTTTTCGACTCACGCCGAAGTCACATCTCCTCGAAGAGCAACCACTAATCGTCTCTCCGGAAGCGATTGCGGCCGACCCGGCAGGCGGCCTTTTCCTTGACGGCGGAATGCATGGAGCGCCGCTGGTCCATTACGAACAAGGACGATTGGAGACATGGGCGGCTAAGACCATACTCAAGAGAACCACCTTCGCATTTTCCAAAGATGGATCGAGATGGGCAAGTACATCCAGTGGCGTCGAGCTTTTGGAGCAGCAGGGATCGCGTTTTCTCGACACGACAAACGGTCTTCCTTGTAACCACGTGTTTTCGGTTCTCTTCGATCAGGCCGAGAACCTCTGGGCATATTCCGAGTGCGGCCTGATCTCGATTTCGAATTCAGAACTTTCACGATTCAAGGCCGATTCCCGATACTCCATCAAATCGCATCTGTTCGATATCTTCGACGGTGCTCTCCCTAATGGTGCAGATTTTGCACCACGCGCAACGCGCTCAGCAGACGGACGACTTTGGTTTGCGAACGGCACAGATCTTCAAGAGATTGATCCAGGCCGCGTGCAGCTTACCGCTGCGGCGTTCAATGTCCAGATTGAAGCCATCGTGGCGCGTCACGTTGAACAGCCTGCTGTGACCGGAATGAAATTGCCAGCTCTGACGCAAGATGTAGACCTGAAGTACACGGCTCCTGCACTGGCCGTACCGGAGCGTCTTAGGTTCCGGTATCGGCTCGACGGTCACGATCAGGAGTGGCAGGACGCTACCAGGCTGCGAGATGCGTTTTATACCGACCTGAAGCCCGGTGACTACACGTTTCGCGTAGTCAGTGGCGATGCAGATGGCAATTGGAGCCATGAGGAAGGCCGCTTTTCCTTCACGATCCTTCCCGCCTGGTATCAAACCAAGACATTCCTCATCGCATGTCTCGTGTCTGGCTCTCTTTTGAGCCTCTTCATCTATCGCCTCAGAATCCGACAAGTAAGAGGAGAAGCGCAAGCTCGCTATGAAGAACGTTTAGATGAACGAACGAGAATCGCGAGGGAGATTCACGACACGCTTCTGCAAACGATTCAGGGGAGCAAGATGCTTGCAGACACTGCACTGGTGCAAATGTCTACTCTAGACCCCGCGCAAGCACGAATGCAGATGCTGTCTACCTGGCTAGGAAATGCGATGGAGGAGGGACGGACAGCTCTACGCTCACTTCGAACTCCTGTCATTGAACAGCAATCGCTCGAAACTCTTATTCAAGACGCACTTGACGACTGCGCCATGTCGGGCAAGATCACTACCGATATGAAGACAGTGGGAGAGCCAACGTCGATGTCCATCTGCGTGCGCGAGGAGGTCTACCGCATCGGTTACGAGGCGATCAACAACGCTTGCTTACACTCCGAGGGTTCTCATCTTGAAGTCGTGTTGAGCTATGGAGACCCATTCGAACTCCGAGTAAAAGATGATGGCACCGGCATCGATTCGGAGTTTGTGAACAAAGGGCGTCTCGGGCATTACGGCTTGGCTGGCATGCGGGAGCGGGCGCGTTTTTTGAAGGCGAACCTCACACTCAACTCTTCGCCGGGTAACGGCACAGAGGTATTACTTCGCGTGCCACGTTCCAGTCTGATGGAAAACGCCCGGCTCTCCCTCTGGGCACGCTTCGCTCGCCTAATTCGCGGCGAGTAAAGAGGTCGGGCTACACCTATAGAAATCTGTAGGCAATACCTGAAGTTTGTGAGGTTTTAGGCAAACGCGGCTAAGTCTACTTTCATAAAAGCCATTGTTCCCCCGGGGACGGTGAGCTCGGAAGTGAGGTAGGCATGGCCGAATGCAGACATCACCGGGTCGCCAATTTTTTTGAACCGACCCAGACGAAAAAACTCTTCCTTATTCACGATGCATCGCGAAAGCCCTCGCGACTCGCCATGGTGCATCCCGCCGGCGCGAATACCTTGCTTCCCGGCCCAGCGTGGGTCGAGCAGGACGGGAAGCGTGTGCGCATCCAACTTCTCGATCAGGACGCGGATGAGATGAGCGGTCTGGCGAGCGAAGAGGCAGAGGCTGGGGCTCCGGCCTGCGTTCCACCCGCTCAACTTGCGGAAGACGGCCTCTCACCCTCCCAGTTCCGCCGAGTACTCGCGTTCATAGCCGAGCGTCTCAGCCGGAATCCCACCCTTTCAGAACTGGCTCGGGAAGCCGGGTTAAGCGCCGCTTACTTTTCTCAGCGATTCAAGTCCTCCACAGGGACGTCACCGCACCAATATCTCTTACGCCTGCGAATCTGCAAGGCGAAGACTCTGCTCGAAGAATCAGAATATCCCATCATCGATATCGCCGCCGAGTGTGGTTTTCAGACGCAGCAACACTTTGCGAGGATTTTCAGGAGACTGACCTCCAGCACTCCTACGGAATACCGGCGCCAACGTCAGCAGTCGGAGTTTGTCTCCCTGGCCCCAACGCTCTTTCTCGACCGGAACTGACTGTCCTCCGGGGATTACGGAAAGGAACTGTGAATCGGCGCTGAAAGCCGGAGTTTTGGACACCCTGTCTCCAAGCGGCATTCATCCATTACTAGGCACGACTTACGGTTGGCGACAAATGAAAGGATTGAATATGGGAAAGCTCAGCGGCAAAACGGCGTTGATCACGGGCGGCAATAGTGGGATCGGGCTTGCAACGGCAAAGCTAATGGCAAGCGAGGGAGCGAAGGTATTCATCACCGGGCGTCGGCAAGAAGCTCTCAAAAGCGCACTGGATGAGATTGGGTCTCTCGGCGCTGGTATCCAAGGGGATGTCTCCAAGATTGCCGATCTCGATCGACTCGCCGAAGAACTGACGACTCAAAACGTGAAGCTGGACATTCTGTTTGCGAACGCCGGCGCTGGAACGGTTCTCCCCATCGCCGACGTGACAGAAGAGCACTACTACCAAATCTTTGATACGAACGTGAAAGGCGTAGTCTTCACAGTTCAGAAGGTTCTTCCACTGATGAACGATGGCGGATCGATTATCCTGAACTCTTCCATTACTGAGAGCAAGGGTATGGAAGCCTTCAGCATGTATTCCGCGTCGAAGGCCGCCGTCCGCAACTTCGCGCGCGGGTGGGCGAATGACCTGAAATCCAGAAAGATTCGCGTCAACGCGATCAGCCCTGGCGTTGTGATCACTCCCGGTTACAACGGACTCGGGATGAATGATGAACAGATCAAAGAGTATGCTGCCCAGTCCTCCGCAAAGACCCCAGCAGGACGCACAGGTGAGCCAGAAGAGATCGCGAAGGCGGTGCTCTTCTTGGCGTCCGACGACAGTAGCTTTGTGAACGCCGAGAACCTAGTCGTTGATGGCGGATTCTCGCTCGTATAGCGCCATTCCCCGACGCTACGTCCGCGTCTTCGCCATCAGGAGTAATTCAAACAGTCTTAGTGAGACACCAAATCACTGAGACGAACATTTTTATGGAGCATGTTATGCGGGTTCTGCAACAAGCGATTCGCGTTTACACCGAGCGAGATCGCTGGGAAACGGTCATTAAGTTTTACGAAGTGCTTCAAGGCGTGCAGTGTGAACGGCAGGTACATATTCCCGAGACGAATGTAGATGCCGCAAAGGTAGGGGGCGTTCTCATTCTCGGCGCAGACGGAGATGTCCTCGACGAACTTCGCCTCGTGAACGCGGTTTACTACGTCGATTCCCTCGATGAGTCCTTCGCTTGGCTCGAGATGAACGGGTCAGAGGTAATCCACGCTCCACAGGCAGTGACAGGCGGGAGGAATCTTACCGCACGTCACCCCGACGGGTTGGTTGTCGAATATTTCGAACCAGCGAAGAAGAAGGAGACCGTCTAATGAAGTCTTGGAAGATTGACCGCTTGGGCGGCAAACTGAGTTTCGTGGACGTTCCTCTTCCAGAGGTTCGCCCTGGCAGTGTGCTGGTTCGCGTCGAGTCGCAAGCCCTGATGTCATATCTCAAGCCTTATGTGGAGGGCAAGCTCCCGGCCTATCGCGCGCCCGAGGACTTTACTCCAGGCGGTAACGCAATCGGAACGGTCGAAGCCTTGGGAGATGACGTCTGGCATCTCAAAAAGGGGCAACGGGTCGTAACATCGAGTCACCTTGTTGCACGGGAAAACGTGCAGGAGCCCGGGCAGATCTTGGTCGGCGTTACTTCCCCCGGTGGCATCGGAGATGCGCTCCAGAGTTCGTGGAAAGATGGCACTCTCGCGGAGTACGTACTGCTTCCGGCCCAAGTTGTAACCCCGATTGAAGGCCTCGATCACTACGAAATCCCGCAATTGGCTGCAATCACACGTTGTATCGTTCCCTTTGGCGGCTTGACGCGAGGAAGACTCCAAGCGGGAGAGACCGTAGTGGTGAACGGCGCCAGCGGTGCTTACGGTAGCGCCGCAACCCTCGTGGCACTTGCAATGGGCGCGAGCCGCGTTGTTGCTGCCGGCCGCAGCAAGGAAACTTTGGACAGGCTAGCCAAGGCAGGCGGTGACCGAGTCTTTCCCGTTGTGCTCACGGGCGACGTAGCTAAGGACACAGAGGCGCTTCGTGACGCAGCCAACGGTGGCGCCCATCTGGCTTTCGATCAAGTCGGTAACGCCAAAGACCCGAACTCGACGCTGGCTGCGCTGGGCTCGCTGTACCGTTGGGGCCGCATCGTTTTGATGGGCAGCAGCGCTGTACCCATTCCAATCAACTATCTCCAGATGATGTTCAACAACTGGGAGATCATCGGAAATTTCATGCACCCTCAGGGAGCGTATCTGCCACTGCTCTCGCTGGTCCGATCCGGTCAGCTGGACTTGAGCCCGATCAAAGCCAAAGTGTTCTCGTTGCCAGAACTCGAACCCGCCATGGAATACGCAAGCAAAGCAGGAAGTCTGGAAATAACCGTCGTCACTAGCAACCTCGCAACTCTGAGCGGGTGAAGGAGTAAGAACGATATGTCTCAGGTATGGCTCATCACAGGAAGTTCACGTGGTCTCGGCCGGGAATTTGCAATCGCAGCGCTCGAGGCCGGTCACAAGTTAGCGGCTACGGCACGGAAGGTAACTGACCTCGCGAACCTCCATAAGACCTATGGGGATAGGGTGTTGCCGATCGCGTTGGACGTCACTAACGAGGCCCAGGCAAGCGAGGCAGTTGAGACCACGATCAGCAAGTTCGGTCGCCTCGATGTACTCGTCAACAATGCTGGCTACGGCAATGTGGCCCCCGTTGAAGACACAAGCCTAGCTGAGTTTCGGGAGCAGATTGAGACCAATCTCTTCGGGACCATCATCTTGACGAAGGCGGCTCTTCCACATTTTCGTGAACAGAAAGCCGGGCATTTCATCCAAGTCACTTCGATTGCTGGTCGTATCGGCCCGATCGGTCGAGCCCCTTACGCTGCGGCAAAATGGGGAGTGGAGGGCTTCTCGGAGACGCTGGCGAAGGAAGTCGCGCCATTCGGAGTAAAGGTCACCATCGTGGAGCCAGGTGGATTTCGGACGGACTTTGCTGGAGCCTCCACCAGACTTCAGGAGGGCAGGCCTGAGTACGACGAGACCGTGGGCAAGACCGCGCGCTTTCAGCGCGAGTTTAATGGCAAGCAGCCTGGCGATCCCAAGCGGGCGGCTGCGGCTGTTTTGCGGATCGCCTCGGAAAAGAATCCGCCTTTCCGGCTCATTATTGGGAGTGACGCGTACAACGCCATCGAAAAGAATGACTTAGCAAAGATCGAGTCGGGGAAAGAGTGGAAGGAACTCAGCATTTCAACAGATTACTCGAAGTGAAGTGCCTAGAACGCCCCCGAAGGAAGTTTCCGACTGCTGAGTCAATGCGCAGGCGCTGGCGAAGGCGGATTGGCGCGTTCAGGCCGAGGCACTCATTCAGGAGCGGACTGCCCTATAAGGCCGCAAGGGATTGTCACGCACTTTGGGTTCATAAACCAAAGATCGGGGACAGCGCACGAACGACACCCCACCGGGTCTATCCTATCGAATAGAGGTATTCGCAGGACTGCGGCTAAATGTTGTATTTCTGACGCTTAATGGAGCCCCTTAAGGAGGACAGGTGAAGCCACTGCTTCTGACGCTGGCCTTTTCGCTTTGTGTAATCTTTGCTCAGGAACCCTCCTCGCCAGTGACCCTGATCCAACATGTCACCGTCATAAACGTAGGGACGGGCGAAGAGGCCAAGGAGCAGACGGTCAAGCTTCAAGAAGGCCGGATTGTCTCTGTCGCGTCGACAGCGCCTGGAGATGGGGGATCAGCGGGCGCGGTCGATGGTCACGGAGGCTTTCTCATTCCTGGCTTATGGGACATGCATGTCCACGTCCATGATACGGGCGAGCTGCCTCTTTACATTGCGAATGGCGTAACGGGAGTTCGCATGATGGCCAGGGAGCGGGATACGGCAGCTCCACGAGTTGAGCTCTCCGAAAAGAAACCCTCGCCCTTTATTTATTTGGCGAGCGCAATTGTCGACGGCAGCTCTCCAATGTGGCCCGGCTCAATCGTCGTCAAGAAACCTGCCGACGCCCGCCGTACAGTCGATGAGATCAAAGCTGGCGGGGCTGATTTCATCAAGGTATATGACGGAGTTCCACGCGACGCTTACTTTGCTTTGGCAGATGAGGCGAAGCTGCAGCATATCGACTTTGAAGGCCATGTCCCGGAGGCCGTAACAGCACAGGAGGCGTCAGCGGCCGGTCAGCGCTCGATCGAACACCTTACAGGAATTGCCCTGGCCTGTTCGAGCAAACAGGAGAGCTTGAACACCGCAATCGAACATGCACGATTCTTCCTCGATCGGCTCAGGGTTGAGGCTGAGGGCTACCGTAGCTTCGACCAGGCAAAGTGCCAGACTCTCTTTGCCGAGTTTCGTCAGAACGATACTTGGCAGGTTCCGACCTTGACGGTAAATCGCATGTGGGGCAGGCTGGACGATTCCAAGATGACCTCCGATCCTCGATTGACCTATGTCGATCACAAATCCAGGGAGAGATGGGAGGAAAGAACACAGCCCCAGATCAGGCGCTGGAACAATTCGGACTACCAAATGGCACGAGGCATCGTCGGGGTGGACGAGAAGATTGTGGGCGGCATGTATCGGGCTGGCGTACCGCTCATGGCTGGGACGGATGCAATGAATCCCTATTGCTTACCGGGTTTCAGCCTTCATGATGAGCTAACGTTCATGGTCGATTCAGGCCTTTCGCCGCTCGCCGCCCTGCAAACCGCAACGATCAACCCTGCTCGCTTTCTGCATCGGACGTCCGATTTGGGAAGCGTCGAAGCCGGCAAAAGCGCCGATCTGGTCCTGCTCCGTGCCGATCCGCTTGCCGACATTCACAACACGACTCAGATTGAGGCAGTGTGGCTGCATGGCCAATACTTCGATCATGCTGCGATCTTAGGTCTGTTGGAAGCTGCAAAGTTGGAGGCTAGACATTGACTTTGAAAATGACTCTGCGGGTGCATAGTTACCTTTTTGTCCTGTCAGTCTTCGCGATTGCTGCGATAAACCCGCCATTTTTGCTCGGTCAGGTCGTCCAAAATGGCACCTCAGACCCCAGTTTTTGCGAGAAGGCTGAACACGTTAAGTCCAATCTTCAACTGAGCACCCCCGTACGCATCTCTGGCCGGGTGGTTGATCAGGCTGGAGCGCCCTTGAAGACCTCAAAAGTCGAGCTTCGCAGCTATCTTTCGGCAAAGCAGCAAATGCCAGTCAAAATCGTCACCACAAACGGCGACGGTCGATTCGATCTCGGAAAAATTGGCTCCGGCAAATATCGCTTGCTTCCTTCGTCTACAAGGGCATTTGAACAGCCCCAGCACTTCAACTGTCCGAACGAAGAGTGCAAGCTTGCAATAGAACTCAGAGCTAACCCTACCGATCTTCCTCTATCAGTTTGTCCAATCCGCTGATTCTTCTTTGGTTTCTATCTTTCAGGCCGTGAGGAAGCTGCGACGCGAGTCGCTGAGATGGGCGTTTCCTAGATTAAGAGCGTAGTCATTCAGGCTTGAACGGGCGTTTCAGTGAGCACAAAACGCACAGCGCTCTTTCGCTTATCTCTGGCCTAGGTTTACGATGATTCCCAGTGGAGGTCAACTTTGATGAACAGCACCGACCGAAATAAGCTGCGACATGCTGGTCGAATTCCTCAAGAGACGCTGAATTATTTAGCTTCGAAAAGTCGATGGGATAACAGGCTGCGGTGGTGGGAACTTCCTATCTACCTCACGTTGTCTGTCTCAGTGATTTTGCTGGTCATGCTGCTCTTTCGTAGCCACAAGCCCATCGATTCATTCTTCATCTGCGTGTTGATCTTTATGCTGTCGACCACATTGCTACGCAGAATTCGACTACGTTGCTTGAGATAGGAAGCCAGCGTCCCAAGCCACGCCGGGATCTTGCTTAAACTTGCTGTTGCCAATTCGTCCCTTAGCAAGCCATCCCCGGCCACACACCGCTGCTAGGTAGCGAACCTCTTCTCTCTGCGCTACCCATGATAACTCCGGTTGTCAGGGGTAGTTTCCGCAATCCCGTCTCCGAAGAACTTCTTTTGCGAAGAGCAGGATTTGTCTAGCGCTGGATTGGTTCTCGATGACCAGCACAGCCATGTTCGTGTTCACCCGCGTGCTGAACAAGCGGAGCTATTGAGGTTGGGTGCTTGCCCGGATCGCGTCCATCTCTCTGGGAAACCACTTTTCGGAAATGACGATATGCGAGCGCACTTTCTGCGTCCCCACGGTAGGAAATTGATTTGGGCTCTGTACATCGGCAAGGGGGAAACACACCACGCTTCCTGCGCTCGTTCCATCTCTATAAGCGAGCTGGTATTCACCTTGGGGGCCAACTCTCGTAGCGACAATCGTCGCACCCTTTCTGATGAACTGTGCAGCCACGTCCTCGCTCATTGCATTCATGAAGGAGAGGCTATGGTCAGTCTTGACGGCAAACGTCGAATCGATGGTCCGTTCGTTGGTCACGAACTTTGAACCTGCAGCTGAGGAAACCCCCTCCCCCATCTCAATTGAGTAGGGGACAGCAAAGGATTCGATCACGGGTCGCGCAGAGTATTCCCGCAGGACAACGCTCTCGTGTTCGG includes these proteins:
- a CDS encoding quinone oxidoreductase family protein; amino-acid sequence: MKSWKIDRLGGKLSFVDVPLPEVRPGSVLVRVESQALMSYLKPYVEGKLPAYRAPEDFTPGGNAIGTVEALGDDVWHLKKGQRVVTSSHLVARENVQEPGQILVGVTSPGGIGDALQSSWKDGTLAEYVLLPAQVVTPIEGLDHYEIPQLAAITRCIVPFGGLTRGRLQAGETVVVNGASGAYGSAATLVALAMGASRVVAAGRSKETLDRLAKAGGDRVFPVVLTGDVAKDTEALRDAANGGAHLAFDQVGNAKDPNSTLAALGSLYRWGRIVLMGSSAVPIPINYLQMMFNNWEIIGNFMHPQGAYLPLLSLVRSGQLDLSPIKAKVFSLPELEPAMEYASKAGSLEITVVTSNLATLSG
- a CDS encoding oxidoreductase, giving the protein MSQVWLITGSSRGLGREFAIAALEAGHKLAATARKVTDLANLHKTYGDRVLPIALDVTNEAQASEAVETTISKFGRLDVLVNNAGYGNVAPVEDTSLAEFREQIETNLFGTIILTKAALPHFREQKAGHFIQVTSIAGRIGPIGRAPYAAAKWGVEGFSETLAKEVAPFGVKVTIVEPGGFRTDFAGASTRLQEGRPEYDETVGKTARFQREFNGKQPGDPKRAAAAVLRIASEKNPPFRLIIGSDAYNAIEKNDLAKIESGKEWKELSISTDYSK
- a CDS encoding sensor histidine kinase, with the protein product MNKCVQDISVALLLAGCVTSKALEPDAQLSQLGHTAWRIRDGAFSGAVNDVTQTADGFLWIATDNGLLKYDGVRFSPVGSGTILALEAARDGSLWFGTGQSLFQMNHGQVEKIGGPEVHVNSIRQDANGTIWFTRSRTNPRNPGPLCKVAAKAIHCLTAADGLALPYAEALAVDTRGDLWVASSSQLLRGEAGVFKEFPHPELNAAATSNGIESLTPRAGGGILVGITRSGPGLGLQSLQDGLWHDAYASPTRSSNWSVTATLVDRDGVVWVGTSDQGLFRVRHDGVDHFAETDGLSGNAISSLHEDREGNIWVGTKKGLDRFRNLAVKTFSTTEGLGSDSVHSVTAAAQGGVWIGNKGSLTALRDGKMVNYLPKSGLPGQRVTALLEDHANRLWVGVDADVYILEHGHFTRVTDSEGHSTGAAVSIVEDTEHNIWVLASRRPYVLFRLTPKSHLLEEQPLIVSPEAIAADPAGGLFLDGGMHGAPLVHYEQGRLETWAAKTILKRTTFAFSKDGSRWASTSSGVELLEQQGSRFLDTTNGLPCNHVFSVLFDQAENLWAYSECGLISISNSELSRFKADSRYSIKSHLFDIFDGALPNGADFAPRATRSADGRLWFANGTDLQEIDPGRVQLTAAAFNVQIEAIVARHVEQPAVTGMKLPALTQDVDLKYTAPALAVPERLRFRYRLDGHDQEWQDATRLRDAFYTDLKPGDYTFRVVSGDADGNWSHEEGRFSFTILPAWYQTKTFLIACLVSGSLLSLFIYRLRIRQVRGEAQARYEERLDERTRIAREIHDTLLQTIQGSKMLADTALVQMSTLDPAQARMQMLSTWLGNAMEEGRTALRSLRTPVIEQQSLETLIQDALDDCAMSGKITTDMKTVGEPTSMSICVREEVYRIGYEAINNACLHSEGSHLEVVLSYGDPFELRVKDDGTGIDSEFVNKGRLGHYGLAGMRERARFLKANLTLNSSPGNGTEVLLRVPRSSLMENARLSLWARFARLIRGE
- a CDS encoding helix-turn-helix domain-containing protein, whose protein sequence is MAECRHHRVANFFEPTQTKKLFLIHDASRKPSRLAMVHPAGANTLLPGPAWVEQDGKRVRIQLLDQDADEMSGLASEEAEAGAPACVPPAQLAEDGLSPSQFRRVLAFIAERLSRNPTLSELAREAGLSAAYFSQRFKSSTGTSPHQYLLRLRICKAKTLLEESEYPIIDIAAECGFQTQQHFARIFRRLTSSTPTEYRRQRQQSEFVSLAPTLFLDRN
- a CDS encoding response regulator transcription factor; this translates as MQELVIMIRSVHSGEKHVPHKFAARVAERFGEDRLTDRELDVLKLIRDGRRNKQIASDLKIAEATVNFHIKNLSQKLQANDRTHAVMIALRRGLLEI
- a CDS encoding VOC family protein; amino-acid sequence: MRVLQQAIRVYTERDRWETVIKFYEVLQGVQCERQVHIPETNVDAAKVGGVLILGADGDVLDELRLVNAVYYVDSLDESFAWLEMNGSEVIHAPQAVTGGRNLTARHPDGLVVEYFEPAKKKETV
- a CDS encoding amidohydrolase family protein, yielding MKPLLLTLAFSLCVIFAQEPSSPVTLIQHVTVINVGTGEEAKEQTVKLQEGRIVSVASTAPGDGGSAGAVDGHGGFLIPGLWDMHVHVHDTGELPLYIANGVTGVRMMARERDTAAPRVELSEKKPSPFIYLASAIVDGSSPMWPGSIVVKKPADARRTVDEIKAGGADFIKVYDGVPRDAYFALADEAKLQHIDFEGHVPEAVTAQEASAAGQRSIEHLTGIALACSSKQESLNTAIEHARFFLDRLRVEAEGYRSFDQAKCQTLFAEFRQNDTWQVPTLTVNRMWGRLDDSKMTSDPRLTYVDHKSRERWEERTQPQIRRWNNSDYQMARGIVGVDEKIVGGMYRAGVPLMAGTDAMNPYCLPGFSLHDELTFMVDSGLSPLAALQTATINPARFLHRTSDLGSVEAGKSADLVLLRADPLADIHNTTQIEAVWLHGQYFDHAAILGLLEAAKLEARH
- a CDS encoding carboxypeptidase-like regulatory domain-containing protein; the encoded protein is MTLKMTLRVHSYLFVLSVFAIAAINPPFLLGQVVQNGTSDPSFCEKAEHVKSNLQLSTPVRISGRVVDQAGAPLKTSKVELRSYLSAKQQMPVKIVTTNGDGRFDLGKIGSGKYRLLPSSTRAFEQPQHFNCPNEECKLAIELRANPTDLPLSVCPIR
- a CDS encoding SDR family NAD(P)-dependent oxidoreductase, whose protein sequence is MGKLSGKTALITGGNSGIGLATAKLMASEGAKVFITGRRQEALKSALDEIGSLGAGIQGDVSKIADLDRLAEELTTQNVKLDILFANAGAGTVLPIADVTEEHYYQIFDTNVKGVVFTVQKVLPLMNDGGSIILNSSITESKGMEAFSMYSASKAAVRNFARGWANDLKSRKIRVNAISPGVVITPGYNGLGMNDEQIKEYAAQSSAKTPAGRTGEPEEIAKAVLFLASDDSSFVNAENLVVDGGFSLV